The following are encoded together in the Parabacteroides chongii genome:
- a CDS encoding RagB/SusD family nutrient uptake outer membrane protein, with the protein MKALNYILSGILTLSVTSCGNDWLDLESSTEIPSEGSLERLSDFQFSLNGIYSAMQNSDGYSGRIVYYGDVTADDIQAASATKRTGTYYLLKYTKDNAPSSLWKIPYELTRNANIILQEIENIPETEDNKAERSDIIGQALTIRALALFDLTRIYGYPYAKDNGASWGACIVQDVRQIDSKPGRNTVAECYDAIIKDLNDAVPQLSPKFNFGKLNRWGAMLLLSRAYLYKGDNTNALKVAEEAIAGMSEYKYHLWSNEEYPTAWGDERSASDPGEVFFEIVNTTVDSPGKESMGYLCWRSGYSDMILTSTFFQLLSEDPDDVRNEVYEIYKNKAYINKYQPQKGENEADANIPLLRVSELYLNAAEAAVKLGNNAKAVEYLEPIVNRANPEKTLEGETVTLERVLNERRKELFGEGHRLYDALRNNQTIERKDVKIPAISSTKHLSMTEDAKKFDWNYYKVVLPIPKFEIDTNPNIAAQQNPGY; encoded by the coding sequence ATGAAAGCATTAAATTATATATTATCCGGTATTTTGACTTTGTCCGTTACTTCTTGCGGAAACGATTGGCTGGATTTGGAATCTTCAACGGAAATTCCATCTGAAGGTTCGCTGGAGCGTTTGTCGGATTTTCAATTTTCCTTGAACGGCATTTACAGTGCGATGCAAAACTCGGACGGGTATTCCGGACGTATTGTTTATTACGGTGATGTAACGGCAGACGATATACAGGCTGCCAGTGCCACGAAGCGAACAGGTACCTATTATTTGTTGAAATATACGAAAGACAATGCCCCTTCTTCTTTGTGGAAAATTCCTTATGAGTTGACCCGCAATGCGAATATCATCTTGCAAGAAATCGAAAATATTCCCGAGACAGAAGATAACAAGGCTGAACGTAGCGACATCATCGGTCAGGCACTGACGATCCGTGCATTAGCATTGTTCGACCTGACTCGTATCTATGGTTACCCTTATGCCAAAGACAACGGTGCATCGTGGGGAGCCTGTATTGTTCAAGATGTACGTCAGATCGATAGCAAGCCGGGACGTAACACGGTAGCTGAATGTTATGACGCTATCATTAAAGATCTGAACGATGCGGTTCCGCAGCTGAGCCCGAAGTTTAATTTCGGTAAATTGAACCGTTGGGGGGCCATGTTGCTGTTAAGCCGCGCTTATTTGTATAAAGGTGATAATACCAACGCGTTGAAAGTGGCGGAAGAAGCGATTGCCGGCATGTCCGAATATAAATATCATTTGTGGAGCAATGAAGAATATCCGACAGCTTGGGGAGATGAGCGCAGTGCATCCGATCCGGGTGAAGTTTTCTTCGAGATCGTGAATACAACTGTAGACAGCCCGGGTAAGGAAAGTATGGGATACCTCTGCTGGCGTAGCGGTTATTCGGATATGATTCTGACAAGTACATTCTTTCAGCTGTTGAGCGAAGATCCGGACGATGTCCGTAATGAAGTGTATGAGATTTATAAGAATAAAGCTTATATCAATAAGTATCAGCCGCAGAAAGGTGAGAACGAGGCAGATGCCAATATTCCGCTGCTGCGTGTATCCGAGCTTTATCTGAATGCTGCCGAAGCAGCCGTCAAGTTGGGCAATAATGCGAAAGCAGTTGAGTATCTCGAACCGATCGTTAATCGCGCGAATCCGGAAAAGACGCTTGAGGGCGAAACTGTTACTTTGGAACGTGTGCTGAATGAACGTCGTAAAGAACTCTTTGGCGAAGGTCATCGTCTGTACGATGCTTTGCGTAACAACCAGACTATCGAACGTAAGGATGTGAAAATCCCGGCAATCAGCAGTACGAAACATCTATCCATGACAGAAGACGCGAAGAAGTTCGACTGGAATTATTATAAGGTGGTATTGCCTATTCCTAAATTTGAGATCGATACGAATCCGAATATTGCAGCACAGCAGAATCCGGGTTACTAA
- a CDS encoding UDP-N-acetylmuramoyl-tripeptide--D-alanyl-D-alanine ligase, protein MGISELYELFIHHPQITTDSRNCPRGSIFFALKGDRFDGNQYAAKALDTGCAYAVIDNPDYVTGERTILVNDVLKALQQLAHRHRKVLGIPIIGITGTNGKTTTKELLAAVLSTKFNLLYTEGNLNNHIGVPLTLLRLTHDHEMAVIEMGASHPGDIKELVEIAMPNYGIITNVGRAHLEGFGSFEGVVKTKGELYDYIRRTKGKIFIRKENKDLQGIAKGIEQITYGSDDTSFASGHVVSCNPFLTFDWKQQGKIHTVDTHLIGAYNLDNVLATVAVGRYFKIPAERISRAIAAYEPTNNRSQLKKTANNTLLIDAYNANPSSMKVALENFASMPVSPKAVILGDMRELGPTSDELHAEVIAEIKEGKFDQVFLCGEHFQKVGKDFTTYATTEDLLNALKSNPLKGYHILIKGSHGMALEKTVEIL, encoded by the coding sequence ATGGGTATTTCAGAACTGTACGAATTATTTATACACCATCCGCAAATAACGACAGACAGCCGTAATTGTCCGCGCGGCTCGATCTTCTTCGCTTTAAAAGGAGACCGTTTCGACGGCAACCAATATGCAGCCAAAGCACTCGACACGGGCTGCGCTTATGCTGTCATCGATAATCCGGATTATGTCACAGGAGAGCGTACCATTCTGGTAAACGATGTATTAAAAGCTTTGCAGCAACTAGCTCACCGCCATCGCAAGGTATTGGGTATTCCGATTATCGGGATCACCGGGACGAACGGAAAAACAACGACTAAGGAATTACTGGCCGCTGTCCTGTCCACCAAATTCAACCTGTTATATACAGAAGGCAATCTGAACAACCACATCGGTGTTCCTCTGACCCTGCTCCGGCTGACGCACGATCATGAAATGGCCGTTATCGAAATGGGCGCCAGCCATCCGGGAGATATCAAGGAGTTGGTGGAGATCGCAATGCCTAATTACGGTATCATCACCAATGTAGGCCGCGCCCATCTGGAAGGCTTCGGCTCCTTTGAGGGAGTTGTAAAGACCAAAGGAGAGCTTTACGATTATATCCGTCGCACAAAAGGGAAAATATTCATTCGGAAAGAGAATAAGGACTTACAGGGAATAGCTAAAGGGATCGAACAGATCACATACGGTTCCGACGATACATCATTTGCTTCGGGACATGTGGTCAGCTGCAATCCGTTCCTTACTTTCGACTGGAAGCAGCAAGGGAAAATCCATACAGTAGATACGCATCTGATAGGCGCGTATAATTTAGATAATGTGTTGGCTACCGTTGCCGTAGGTCGTTATTTCAAGATCCCGGCAGAACGCATCAGCCGTGCCATCGCAGCATACGAACCGACCAACAACCGTTCGCAGCTGAAAAAGACAGCCAACAACACATTGCTTATCGATGCTTACAACGCAAATCCCAGCAGCATGAAAGTCGCTCTGGAGAACTTTGCCTCCATGCCGGTATCACCCAAAGCCGTGATCCTGGGAGATATGCGTGAACTGGGACCGACCAGCGACGAATTGCATGCTGAAGTCATTGCAGAAATTAAAGAAGGAAAATTCGATCAGGTATTTTTGTGCGGAGAGCATTTTCAAAAAGTAGGGAAAGATTTTACGACATACGCCACCACTGAAGATTTACTAAATGCATTAAAAAGCAACCCTTTGAAAGGATATCATATCCTTATAAAAGGCTCTCACGGAATGGCATTGGAAAAGACAGTGGAAATTTTATAA
- a CDS encoding metallophosphoesterase encodes MKSYQYRFIWLFVLLISCLVQLSGADKKHEKRALSTDGPYLLYTAEHGFRSVSVDTAGFLNDQTYGAVPKNFSFDVYSDKGEKLFPVSLHKIKRPEWKSKQAGKMLILSDPHGNWECFSSILKKWNVVDQEYRWTFGKNQLVVIGDVFDRGKDVLPIYWLLYKLEKEAVDAGGQLVFLLGNHEGMVLAGDLRYVKSKYLHLADTLHIPYQELWNKQTELGRWLGTRNTMQLIGDNLFVHAGLSLNFLDKNKSIPEVNKIMSEGLFLNKQERKAASDEIAFMYATYGPVWYRGMVHSADRYHPLYPEDLPKVLDKYKAKRLFVGHTIFDDITTFYKYKVVAVNVDNKENMEKKRGRGVLVEDGQMYVIFDSGKKELIREE; translated from the coding sequence ATGAAATCCTACCAATATAGATTTATATGGTTATTCGTCTTACTGATAAGCTGCCTCGTGCAGCTGTCAGGGGCGGATAAAAAGCATGAAAAGCGGGCTCTCTCAACAGATGGCCCGTATTTGCTTTACACGGCAGAGCATGGTTTTCGGTCGGTATCGGTGGATACGGCCGGTTTTCTGAATGATCAGACTTACGGGGCTGTACCGAAGAATTTCTCATTTGATGTGTATTCTGATAAAGGGGAGAAGTTATTCCCGGTTTCCCTGCATAAAATCAAGCGTCCTGAATGGAAAAGTAAACAGGCAGGAAAAATGCTTATTCTTTCGGATCCTCATGGTAATTGGGAGTGCTTCTCTTCTATATTGAAAAAGTGGAATGTGGTGGATCAGGAGTATCGTTGGACATTTGGAAAGAATCAACTGGTCGTTATCGGTGATGTATTTGACCGGGGAAAGGACGTTCTTCCTATTTACTGGCTGCTTTATAAACTAGAAAAAGAGGCGGTTGATGCCGGAGGACAGCTTGTTTTCTTGCTGGGTAATCATGAAGGCATGGTGCTTGCCGGTGATCTGCGTTATGTCAAAAGCAAATATCTTCATTTGGCTGATACGTTGCATATTCCTTATCAGGAGTTATGGAACAAGCAGACAGAGTTGGGACGTTGGCTGGGTACGCGTAATACGATGCAGCTGATCGGCGACAATCTTTTTGTTCATGCCGGATTGAGTCTGAACTTCCTGGATAAGAACAAAAGTATTCCGGAGGTGAACAAGATCATGAGCGAGGGATTGTTCCTTAATAAGCAGGAACGTAAGGCCGCGTCGGATGAGATCGCTTTTATGTATGCGACTTACGGACCTGTCTGGTATCGCGGCATGGTTCACAGTGCCGACCGATATCATCCGCTGTATCCGGAAGATCTTCCGAAAGTATTGGATAAATACAAGGCTAAACGTCTGTTTGTCGGCCATACGATCTTTGATGACATCACAACGTTTTATAAATATAAGGTCGTGGCTGTCAATGTAGATAACAAAGAGAATATGGAGAAGAAACGTGGACGTGGTGTGTTGGTTGAAGATGGTCAAATGTATGTGATCTTTGATTCCGGTAAAAAGGAGTTGATACGGGAAGAGTGA
- a CDS encoding DUF6383 domain-containing protein, giving the protein MNKKFSTLMAASLVLAGSLWSGDASAATVKVTSLADLQAITNWEKIKSQGETGTGVWTLLEEIPEGLAEGIEVKQDNEKDTSIDKVIFAMSGDQTLTAYQVAKGGNGGVANLANYLRINHPVTFVADKSNGKITGMGLEINSDGVTIDGLTLEVKSCNNQPTATKSAIVLGADVTEATITNNTITDATKQTGLMSYGIVVKGNDTEKLKIENNDLKITAVANDPNGQTWVPSALSFTGLEGDDDSAAKIAAKNVFDDCVMDYADSRKTSAGKSYYYDAQVTLGENTAENAFAQAVAELASGYKSGYTSNLTVNGADIKDVVAAITKAGEAGVTTVEFPDDFALAVGGVNLVVGDASLDNENKDLVIDLDGSLVATKWDADGLNAMLGNGFMLDLVANDHAITKGDIFDGKLLTLTEDGYLKVDGKYLTIDGTWRIDGTLYDKLATTDKKDNAEKVEVWGIPSSKVIFYVKVGNQYLSAVATKDGNAIDEQYLTLVSNKDDANLSYVFASDTRVNVYDEKNNPFLDRYVTMTFVTNDKKLKAKNGKVLGLDNDGASAELVEAARYLQAKPEGQWVVSLPKATTETEFIFINRESEEVDFDVLYMNVIDAAKNMYAVTYKTASTFSYGERDTFIINAVDPKLTVADFYVNYKETEIKDTQYKLAVASTEETDFYVTENHAGKHLLGLTKEKNDGANWKVVATGDTAIVVNASYEYSKKKKGFVSVTDTLFIPTYAFQNAGNREFLTYDDMDGSLSLDEDAMICDKNVKDLEDAKDIANYAFVLKKKADGLFNIIGIEGRVWVDEKDHKKGYAYYGLDLTKKLFGATTTKQGQVQVEATWEQINSNDLFKIVNLDAPEYHKVANGFGEVVSIFRADNESQVLYEKQDKDATNILKDSASFLNIDNVNQYGKINPALFVDTAYINRGTKENPNTCWQYLLAVNADVHDPDTCTVPGHPKTDRMVTARYLINVIDSANVYGASHLHNNPYINEGEAGENLAKLAFVDGIHINDTLYIIRNNGDSVKLELDTPDFNIAKFAFRYVNPANENDKTFKIQTQIKNYKEGDLETDDEVSNEGYLKWINGTVVVVPTFERGDVFGINEDETRTPTANDEISASEVSVVAINGAVIVKGAEGKNVVITNVLGQQIANTVVSSSEATIAAPAGIVVVAVEGEAAVKAIVK; this is encoded by the coding sequence ATGAACAAAAAGTTTTCTACGCTTATGGCGGCGAGCTTGGTACTAGCCGGTTCGCTGTGGAGTGGTGATGCTTCTGCTGCAACTGTTAAGGTGACCTCTTTGGCAGACTTGCAAGCAATTACTAACTGGGAAAAAATCAAAAGTCAAGGAGAAACAGGTACAGGAGTTTGGACGCTGTTAGAAGAAATCCCTGAAGGTTTGGCTGAGGGTATCGAGGTAAAACAGGATAATGAGAAGGATACTTCTATTGACAAGGTGATTTTCGCAATGAGCGGTGATCAAACACTTACTGCTTACCAGGTCGCTAAAGGTGGAAATGGTGGTGTAGCTAATTTGGCTAACTATCTTCGCATCAACCATCCGGTAACATTTGTTGCTGATAAGAGCAATGGAAAGATCACCGGTATGGGACTTGAAATTAACTCTGATGGTGTTACTATTGATGGTTTGACACTGGAAGTAAAGAGCTGCAACAATCAGCCTACAGCAACAAAATCGGCTATTGTGTTGGGTGCGGATGTGACGGAAGCTACTATTACCAACAATACGATTACAGATGCAACAAAACAAACAGGTTTGATGTCTTATGGAATTGTTGTAAAAGGTAATGATACGGAAAAATTGAAGATTGAAAATAATGATCTTAAAATTACAGCTGTTGCTAATGATCCTAATGGCCAAACTTGGGTCCCTTCTGCTCTTTCTTTCACAGGTTTGGAGGGAGATGATGATTCTGCTGCCAAAATTGCTGCAAAGAATGTCTTTGATGATTGTGTAATGGACTATGCTGATAGTCGTAAAACAAGTGCCGGAAAATCATATTATTATGATGCTCAGGTAACCCTAGGTGAAAATACAGCAGAAAATGCTTTTGCTCAGGCTGTTGCTGAGTTGGCATCTGGTTACAAGAGCGGTTATACAAGTAACTTAACTGTTAATGGCGCAGACATAAAGGATGTTGTTGCTGCTATTACGAAGGCAGGTGAAGCAGGTGTTACAACTGTTGAATTCCCTGATGACTTCGCTCTCGCAGTAGGCGGTGTAAACTTGGTTGTGGGTGATGCTTCTTTAGACAATGAAAATAAAGACTTGGTTATTGATTTGGATGGAAGTTTGGTTGCTACAAAATGGGATGCTGATGGCTTAAACGCCATGTTAGGTAACGGCTTTATGCTGGATTTAGTAGCTAATGATCATGCAATTACAAAAGGAGACATTTTTGACGGCAAATTACTTACGCTGACTGAAGATGGCTATTTAAAGGTTGACGGCAAATATCTGACTATTGACGGAACTTGGAGAATTGACGGAACATTGTATGATAAGCTAGCTACAACAGATAAAAAAGATAACGCAGAAAAAGTTGAAGTATGGGGTATTCCTTCTTCTAAAGTAATCTTTTATGTTAAAGTTGGTAATCAATATTTATCTGCTGTTGCAACTAAAGACGGTAATGCCATCGATGAACAGTATCTGACACTTGTTTCTAATAAAGATGACGCTAACTTGAGCTATGTATTCGCATCAGATACGCGCGTAAATGTTTACGACGAAAAGAACAATCCGTTCCTGGATCGTTATGTAACAATGACTTTTGTGACAAACGATAAAAAACTGAAAGCTAAAAATGGTAAAGTGTTAGGTTTGGACAATGACGGTGCTTCCGCTGAGTTGGTTGAAGCAGCAAGATATTTGCAGGCTAAACCGGAAGGACAGTGGGTTGTTTCATTGCCTAAAGCAACTACTGAAACTGAGTTTATTTTCATTAACCGTGAAAGTGAAGAAGTAGATTTTGATGTTCTGTATATGAATGTAATCGATGCTGCTAAGAATATGTATGCTGTAACATATAAAACAGCTTCTACATTCAGTTATGGTGAACGTGATACATTCATCATCAATGCTGTTGATCCGAAACTGACTGTTGCTGATTTCTATGTAAATTATAAGGAAACAGAAATCAAAGATACTCAGTATAAGCTAGCGGTTGCTTCAACAGAAGAAACAGATTTCTATGTGACTGAAAACCATGCAGGTAAGCACTTGCTAGGTTTGACTAAGGAAAAGAATGACGGTGCAAACTGGAAAGTAGTTGCTACAGGTGATACTGCTATCGTTGTCAATGCATCTTACGAATACAGTAAGAAGAAGAAGGGTTTTGTATCAGTTACTGATACTTTGTTTATCCCGACTTATGCATTCCAGAACGCTGGTAACAGAGAATTCTTGACTTATGATGATATGGATGGAAGTTTATCACTGGATGAAGATGCTATGATCTGCGATAAGAATGTTAAGGATCTGGAAGATGCAAAAGATATTGCAAATTATGCATTTGTTTTGAAGAAAAAAGCAGATGGTTTGTTTAATATCATTGGTATTGAAGGAAGAGTTTGGGTTGATGAAAAAGACCATAAAAAAGGATATGCTTATTACGGATTAGATCTTACTAAGAAATTGTTTGGTGCAACAACTACAAAACAAGGTCAGGTACAGGTGGAAGCTACTTGGGAACAGATCAACTCTAACGACTTGTTCAAGATTGTAAATTTGGATGCTCCTGAATATCATAAAGTAGCTAATGGCTTCGGTGAAGTTGTAAGTATCTTCCGTGCAGACAACGAATCTCAGGTATTGTATGAAAAACAGGATAAGGATGCTACTAATATTCTGAAAGATAGCGCAAGCTTCTTGAATATTGATAATGTAAATCAGTATGGAAAGATTAACCCGGCTCTGTTTGTCGATACAGCTTATATCAACCGTGGTACAAAAGAAAATCCGAATACTTGCTGGCAGTATCTGTTGGCTGTAAATGCTGACGTTCATGATCCTGATACTTGTACAGTTCCTGGACACCCGAAAACAGACCGTATGGTAACGGCTCGTTATCTGATCAACGTGATTGATTCTGCTAATGTATATGGTGCATCTCATCTACATAACAATCCGTACATCAATGAAGGTGAAGCTGGTGAAAACCTTGCTAAATTGGCATTCGTAGATGGTATCCATATCAATGATACATTATATATCATTCGTAACAACGGTGATTCTGTTAAATTAGAATTAGATACTCCTGACTTCAATATCGCCAAGTTTGCATTCCGTTATGTAAATCCAGCAAACGAAAACGACAAGACATTCAAGATCCAGACTCAGATCAAGAATTACAAAGAAGGTGATTTGGAAACTGATGACGAAGTATCTAACGAAGGTTACCTGAAGTGGATCAACGGTACAGTAGTTGTTGTTCCTACTTTCGAAAGAGGTGATGTATTCGGTATCAACGAGGATGAAACTCGTACTCCGACTGCAAATGACGAAATTTCAGCTTCTGAAGTATCAGTAGTTGCTATTAATGGCGCTGTAATCGTTAAAGGTGCTGAAGGCAAGAACGTCGTAATTACTAACGTACTTGGTCAGCAGATCGCTAACACGGTTGTTTCTTCTAGCGAAGCTACAATTGCTGCTCCGGCAGGTATTGTTGTAGTGGCTGTTGAAGGCGAAGCTGCTGTTAAAGCTATCGTAAAATAA
- a CDS encoding SusC/RagA family TonB-linked outer membrane protein produces MRKNKESLGQSTGKRVLCISGLVCLFLATGLAQAPARSTAQTTATVTVTFNNATLRDVIWELQKQTDFTFVYSTLDVQNVKVNKVDVVNEDVYKVLDKCLRDTKLTYTIHNGVVAIRHAEEMARTSATQQKRMVQGKVFDETGETVPGANIVVKGTVQGATTDMDGNFAFEVADGKNITLVVSFVGYSPKEVRVTGNSPLKIVLESEDQQLEEVIVTGYGTYKKSAYAGSASTIKTSEMKDVPAVSFSQVLQGAAPGVQISSASGQPGATSSINIRGMGSFNASNSPLYVIDGVPVSSGNISSTGSDAGMDIMSTINTSDIENITVIKDAAAASLYGSRAANGVILITTKQGKTGKPSVSLKADWGFSDFAMDYRPVMGGEERRNLIYDGLVADGMVHQGMTEAEARAYADGEIDDYAPVPWCGFVNWDDALFQKGSHQTYEASITGGTDKFKYYSSLGYLKQEGVALNSGLERITGRVNVDYQATKRFSLGVKSLFANVNQDVNQEGTSYTSPFYTSKSAVTPSDPVYNEDGSWNRELIRIADRNPLLSAMYDYEREHVTRAFNTAYAQYEFIDNLKLKSTLSYDYTLSKGDRWYDPRTSNGDDLNGDMKKVFYEYRKLVWENALSYQTTIARNHHLDALVGYETDMYERDFLSGESSNFARNDRNDVENGMKLEAVGGYGRSYRLVSYLTRVNYDYKNKYYLGGSYRLDGSSRLSRDNRWGSFWSVSGAWRAIEEEFLNDYKDWLSDLKIRASYGVNGTLPSDYYGYMGLSSIKEGYLEQPGILQSQLENLDLSWETNHNFNLGFDLGFFNRLNVTLEYYTRRTKNLLMDRPLSMTTGFDKYLMNIGEVKNKGVELEIRSTNISNKNFSWSTVFNLGHNKNEIVRLDGLQTEIISGSQIRKVGMPYRTFYLIEFAGVNPETGAPQFYKNKPNADGTLDRTITEDPSDDVYRIATKNADPVVQGGLSNTLSYKGFDLNFMLSYQFGGYSYDNWAQKTEHGGDDPEANIPTYYRDRWQNPGDNTNIERFILNGDVSMKSYATTRRLHSTDFIRLKNLTFGYSLPKAVTGKAGIDRVRLYVSGNNLLTWAKYDYYDPEAVSGGTAIWGTPPLRSVTFGLNVNF; encoded by the coding sequence ATGAGAAAAAACAAAGAAAGCCTAGGGCAATCCACCGGGAAGAGAGTTCTCTGTATTTCCGGTTTGGTTTGTTTGTTTCTTGCAACCGGCCTGGCTCAGGCTCCGGCACGTTCTACCGCGCAGACTACTGCGACAGTAACTGTCACTTTCAATAATGCTACATTGAGAGATGTGATCTGGGAATTGCAAAAACAGACCGACTTTACTTTTGTGTACAGTACACTTGACGTACAAAACGTCAAAGTGAATAAAGTGGATGTCGTCAATGAAGATGTCTATAAAGTACTGGACAAATGTCTACGTGATACGAAACTCACCTATACGATCCATAATGGAGTGGTGGCTATCCGCCATGCCGAAGAAATGGCCCGCACTTCTGCCACCCAGCAAAAAAGAATGGTCCAGGGAAAGGTCTTTGACGAGACTGGCGAAACAGTTCCCGGAGCAAATATTGTAGTAAAAGGAACTGTACAGGGAGCGACGACCGATATGGATGGAAATTTCGCTTTTGAAGTGGCAGATGGTAAAAATATAACTTTGGTTGTTTCATTTGTCGGATACAGCCCGAAAGAAGTACGTGTAACAGGCAATTCACCGTTGAAGATTGTACTGGAATCGGAAGATCAGCAATTGGAAGAAGTCATTGTTACCGGTTACGGAACCTATAAGAAATCAGCTTATGCCGGTTCGGCTTCCACTATCAAGACTTCGGAAATGAAAGATGTGCCGGCTGTTTCTTTCTCGCAAGTGTTGCAGGGAGCAGCTCCGGGTGTTCAGATATCGTCTGCATCCGGCCAGCCGGGGGCAACCTCTTCCATTAATATCCGTGGTATGGGTTCTTTTAATGCATCTAACTCGCCGTTGTATGTCATCGACGGTGTTCCGGTCAGTTCTGGAAATATCAGTAGTACGGGATCTGACGCAGGTATGGATATTATGTCTACGATCAATACGTCGGATATTGAAAATATTACGGTGATCAAAGATGCGGCGGCAGCTTCCCTGTACGGTTCGCGTGCAGCCAACGGAGTTATCCTTATTACGACAAAGCAAGGTAAAACAGGTAAGCCGTCAGTCTCTTTGAAAGCTGACTGGGGATTCTCTGATTTTGCGATGGATTATCGTCCGGTAATGGGCGGTGAAGAACGTCGTAACCTGATTTATGACGGATTGGTAGCCGACGGAATGGTTCATCAAGGTATGACGGAGGCCGAAGCCCGTGCTTATGCGGATGGTGAAATAGATGATTATGCACCGGTTCCCTGGTGCGGGTTTGTCAATTGGGATGATGCGTTATTCCAGAAAGGCAGCCATCAGACGTATGAAGCGTCCATTACTGGCGGGACGGATAAGTTCAAATACTACAGCTCTCTCGGCTATTTGAAACAGGAAGGTGTTGCGTTGAATTCCGGCCTGGAACGTATAACCGGTCGTGTGAATGTCGATTATCAGGCAACCAAGCGTTTCAGTTTGGGTGTTAAGTCCCTTTTTGCCAATGTCAACCAGGATGTTAACCAGGAAGGAACTTCTTATACCTCTCCTTTCTATACTTCTAAAAGTGCCGTGACTCCTTCCGATCCTGTCTACAACGAAGACGGAAGCTGGAACCGCGAACTGATTCGTATTGCAGACCGTAATCCTCTGTTATCGGCCATGTATGACTACGAGCGTGAACATGTGACCCGTGCATTCAATACCGCTTATGCTCAGTATGAATTTATCGATAATCTGAAGCTGAAGAGTACGTTGAGTTACGATTATACTTTGTCGAAAGGAGATCGTTGGTATGACCCGCGTACCTCGAACGGAGATGACCTGAACGGTGACATGAAGAAAGTCTTTTATGAATATCGTAAGTTGGTATGGGAGAATGCATTGAGCTATCAGACGACTATTGCCCGGAATCATCATTTGGACGCTTTGGTCGGCTACGAAACAGATATGTACGAACGCGATTTCCTCTCCGGCGAATCTTCTAACTTTGCCCGCAACGACAGAAATGATGTGGAAAACGGAATGAAGCTGGAAGCTGTGGGTGGTTATGGCCGTTCATATCGTCTTGTTTCTTATCTGACACGTGTGAATTATGATTATAAGAATAAATATTATTTAGGTGGCAGTTACCGTCTGGACGGTAGTTCCCGTTTGTCAAGAGACAATCGTTGGGGTAGTTTCTGGTCTGTTTCCGGAGCGTGGAGAGCCATCGAAGAAGAATTCCTGAATGATTATAAGGATTGGTTGAGTGACCTGAAGATCAGAGCATCTTACGGTGTGAACGGCACATTGCCTTCCGATTATTATGGTTATATGGGATTGAGTTCCATCAAGGAAGGTTATCTGGAACAGCCGGGTATTTTGCAGTCACAGCTGGAAAATCTCGACCTGTCGTGGGAAACCAACCATAACTTTAACCTGGGATTTGACTTAGGTTTCTTTAACCGCCTGAATGTGACATTGGAATATTACACCCGTCGGACCAAGAACCTGCTGATGGACCGTCCGTTGTCTATGACGACCGGTTTTGATAAATATCTGATGAATATCGGTGAAGTAAAGAATAAAGGTGTCGAACTGGAAATACGCTCTACCAATATTTCAAATAAGAATTTCTCCTGGAGCACGGTCTTCAACCTGGGACATAACAAAAACGAAATCGTTCGCCTGGATGGTCTGCAGACAGAAATCATCAGCGGTTCGCAAATCCGTAAAGTAGGTATGCCTTATCGTACTTTTTATCTGATAGAGTTTGCCGGTGTTAATCCGGAAACCGGAGCACCTCAGTTCTATAAGAACAAACCGAATGCAGACGGTACGCTGGATCGTACAATTACGGAAGATCCGAGTGACGACGTGTATCGTATAGCAACGAAAAATGCGGATCCCGTTGTACAGGGAGGTTTGTCAAACACTTTGAGTTATAAAGGATTCGATCTGAACTTCATGTTGTCTTATCAGTTTGGCGGTTATTCTTACGACAACTGGGCACAGAAAACCGAACATGGCGGCGACGATCCGGAAGCAAATATTCCTACTTATTATCGGGATCGTTGGCAGAATCCGGGAGATAATACGAATATCGAACGTTTTATTCTGAATGGTGATGTTTCCATGAAATCGTATGCAACGACACGCCGTCTGCATAGTACGGACTTTATCCGTCTGAAGAACCTGACATTCGGTTATTCTCTGCCGAAAGCAGTGACCGGCAAGGCTGGTATCGACCGAGTTCGCCTGTATGTATCCGGAAATAATTTGCTGACCTGGGCAAAGTATGATTATTACGATCCGGAAGCTGTAAGCGGTGGTACGGCTATTTGGGGTACTCCTCCTTTGCGTTCGGTTACTTTTGGGTTAAATGTTAATTTCTAA